One window of Streptomyces sp. FIT100 genomic DNA carries:
- a CDS encoding ABC transporter permease, with amino-acid sequence MKKFDKDRLILGFAGPALALVVAFLLTSVVLLLSDRNPVEPYQLMFDTAQYTDVQVNIINQTGTYYLAALAVAIGFRMNLFNIGVDGQYRLAAMLAAVVGASVELPGPLHVLLIVLVAMFVGAFWAGIAGILKTTRGVSEVVSTIMLNAIATSLIAWMILPANLGVQPEGSNDLTTGEIAASGWAPGVELEGGTIYGFTFVAFALGLVYWFVLNRTRFGFDLRATGASESAAQASGVDAKKMVLTAMLISGAVAGLAGMPLLLGQTHTYSLSFPVGVGFTGITIALLGRNNPIGIFFAALLISFLEKTSADLDQYGYEKEIATIMQGLIVISVVVSYELVRQYGLRRQQQKVGEELAAQARMKKEDVVL; translated from the coding sequence ATGAAGAAGTTCGACAAGGACCGGCTGATCCTGGGCTTCGCCGGGCCGGCGCTCGCCCTGGTCGTGGCCTTCCTGCTCACCTCGGTGGTGCTGCTGCTCTCCGACCGCAACCCGGTCGAGCCGTACCAGCTGATGTTCGACACGGCCCAGTACACCGACGTGCAGGTCAACATCATCAACCAGACCGGCACGTACTACCTCGCCGCGCTGGCCGTCGCCATCGGCTTCCGGATGAACCTGTTCAACATCGGCGTCGACGGCCAGTACCGCCTCGCGGCGATGCTCGCCGCCGTCGTCGGTGCCAGCGTCGAGCTGCCCGGGCCGCTGCACGTCCTGCTGATCGTGCTCGTCGCCATGTTCGTCGGTGCCTTCTGGGCCGGCATCGCCGGAATCCTGAAGACCACCCGCGGTGTCAGCGAGGTCGTCTCCACGATCATGCTGAACGCCATCGCGACCAGCCTGATCGCCTGGATGATCCTGCCGGCCAACCTCGGCGTGCAGCCGGAGGGCTCCAACGACCTGACCACCGGCGAGATCGCCGCGTCCGGCTGGGCCCCCGGTGTGGAGCTCGAAGGCGGCACCATCTACGGCTTCACCTTCGTCGCCTTCGCGCTCGGCCTCGTCTACTGGTTCGTGCTCAACCGCACCCGCTTCGGCTTCGACCTGCGCGCCACCGGCGCCAGCGAGTCCGCCGCCCAGGCGAGCGGCGTCGACGCCAAGAAGATGGTCCTCACCGCCATGCTGATCTCCGGCGCGGTCGCCGGACTCGCCGGTATGCCGCTGCTGCTGGGCCAGACCCACACGTACAGCCTGAGCTTCCCGGTCGGTGTCGGCTTCACGGGCATCACCATCGCCCTCCTCGGCCGCAACAACCCGATCGGCATCTTCTTCGCCGCGCTGCTCATCTCCTTCCTGGAGAAGACGTCGGCCGACCTCGACCAGTACGGCTACGAGAAGGAGATCGCCACGATCATGCAGGGCCTGATCGTGATCTCGGTCGTCGTGTCCTACGAGCTCGTCCGCCAGTACGGGCTCCGCCGTCAGCAGCAGAAGGTCGGCGAGGAGCTTGCCGCCCAGGCCCGCATGAAGAAGGAGGACGTGGTCCTGTGA
- a CDS encoding ABC transporter ATP-binding protein, producing the protein MPTPLPASRFSLLSRQGECVINASSPSSPPAAAVELHGITKRFPGVVANHDIDITIRKGTVHALVGENGAGKSTLMKILYGMQKPDEGTITIDGKQVSFHSPADAIATGIGMVHQHFMLADNLTVLENVVLGGEKLHGIGAKARRKIQEISDAYGLNIRPDVLVEQLGVADRQRVEILKVLYRGARTLILDEPTAVLVPQEVDALFDNLRELKAEGLTVIFISHKLGEVLSVADDITVIRRGTTVGTADPRTTTPKQLAELMVGSELPSPETRESTVTDVPMLQVDQLHLSETDPDGVVRAVLDRITFTIHKGEVMGIAGVEGNGQTELIEALMGMRDPDGGVITLDGTDISHAPTRKRREDGIGYIPEDRHRHGLLLESSLWENRILGHVTERPNSKRGLLDPKAARRDTERIVREYDVRTPGIEVTAASLSGGNQQKLIVGREMSHAPKLLIAAHPTRGVDVGAQAQIWDQIREARREGLAVLLISADLDELIGLSDTLRVMYRGRLVADADPATITPEELGSAMTGAATGHLEHHENGTGEGR; encoded by the coding sequence CTGCCCACACCGCTTCCTGCTTCCCGCTTCTCGCTCCTTTCCCGCCAAGGAGAGTGCGTCATCAACGCGTCCAGTCCGTCATCGCCGCCGGCTGCTGCCGTAGAGCTGCACGGCATCACCAAGCGCTTCCCCGGCGTCGTCGCCAACCACGACATCGACATCACCATCCGCAAGGGCACCGTGCACGCCCTCGTCGGTGAGAACGGTGCCGGCAAGTCGACCCTGATGAAGATCCTCTACGGCATGCAGAAGCCGGACGAGGGCACCATCACCATCGACGGGAAGCAGGTCAGCTTCCACAGCCCGGCCGACGCCATCGCCACCGGCATCGGCATGGTCCACCAGCACTTCATGCTGGCCGACAACCTCACCGTGCTGGAGAACGTCGTCCTCGGCGGCGAGAAGCTCCACGGCATCGGCGCGAAGGCCCGCAGGAAGATCCAGGAGATCTCGGACGCGTACGGGCTGAACATCCGCCCCGACGTCCTGGTCGAACAGCTCGGCGTCGCCGACCGGCAGCGCGTGGAGATCCTCAAGGTCCTCTACCGCGGCGCCCGCACCCTCATCCTCGACGAGCCGACCGCCGTCCTGGTCCCGCAGGAGGTCGACGCGCTCTTCGACAACCTGCGCGAGCTCAAGGCCGAGGGCCTGACCGTCATCTTCATCTCCCACAAGCTGGGCGAGGTGCTGTCCGTCGCCGACGACATCACCGTCATCCGCCGCGGCACCACCGTGGGCACCGCCGACCCGCGCACCACCACGCCCAAGCAGCTCGCCGAGCTGATGGTCGGCAGCGAGCTGCCCTCGCCGGAGACCCGCGAGTCGACGGTCACGGACGTACCGATGCTCCAGGTCGACCAGCTGCACCTCAGCGAGACCGACCCCGACGGCGTCGTGCGCGCGGTCCTCGACCGCATCACCTTCACCATCCACAAGGGCGAGGTCATGGGCATCGCCGGAGTCGAGGGCAACGGCCAGACCGAGCTCATCGAGGCGCTGATGGGCATGCGCGACCCCGACGGCGGCGTCATCACCCTCGACGGCACCGACATCTCGCACGCGCCGACCCGCAAGCGCCGCGAGGACGGCATCGGCTACATCCCCGAGGACCGCCACCGGCACGGCCTGCTGCTGGAGTCCTCGCTCTGGGAGAACCGCATCCTCGGCCATGTCACCGAGCGCCCCAACAGCAAGCGGGGCCTGCTCGACCCCAAGGCCGCCCGCCGGGACACGGAGCGGATCGTGCGCGAGTACGACGTCCGCACCCCCGGCATCGAGGTCACCGCCGCGTCCCTCTCCGGCGGCAACCAGCAGAAGCTGATCGTCGGCCGCGAGATGAGCCACGCACCCAAGCTGCTCATCGCCGCCCACCCCACCCGCGGTGTGGACGTCGGCGCGCAGGCGCAGATCTGGGACCAGATCCGCGAGGCCCGCCGGGAGGGCCTGGCGGTGCTGCTGATCTCCGCCGACCTGGACGAGCTCATCGGGCTCTCCGACACCCTGCGGGTGATGTACCGCGGCCGTCTGGTCGCGGACGCCGACCCCGCCACGATCACCCCGGAGGAGCTGGGCTCGGCCATGACCGGCGCCGCCACCGGCCACCTTGAGCACCACGAGAACGGAACCGGTGAGGGCCGATGA
- a CDS encoding N-acetylneuraminate synthase family protein has translation MNSRLRTLGSKTAGPGHPVYVTGEIGINHNGDLNNAFALIDAAAEAGCDAVKFQKRTPEICTPRDQWDIERDTPWGRMTYIDYRHRVEFGEDEYRQIDEHCKKRGIDWFASPWDTEAVAFLEKFDVPAHKVASASLTDDELLRALRATGKTVILSTGMSTPKQIRHAVEVLGSDNILLCHATSTYPAKAEELNLRVINTLMQEYPNVPIGYSGHETGLQTTLAAVALGAAFVERHITLDRAMWGSDQAASVEPGGLQRLVRDIRIIEDALGDGVKKVYDSELAPMKKLRRVAGVVAETEQTETAAV, from the coding sequence ATGAACTCCCGTCTGCGCACCCTCGGCAGCAAGACCGCGGGCCCCGGCCACCCCGTCTACGTCACCGGCGAGATCGGCATCAACCACAACGGCGACCTGAACAACGCCTTCGCGCTGATCGACGCCGCCGCCGAGGCCGGCTGTGACGCGGTCAAGTTCCAGAAGCGCACCCCGGAGATCTGCACCCCGCGCGACCAGTGGGACATCGAGCGCGACACGCCCTGGGGCCGGATGACGTACATCGACTACCGCCACCGCGTCGAGTTCGGCGAGGACGAGTACCGCCAGATCGACGAGCACTGCAAGAAGCGCGGCATCGACTGGTTCGCCTCCCCGTGGGACACCGAGGCCGTCGCCTTCCTGGAGAAGTTCGACGTCCCGGCCCACAAGGTCGCCTCCGCCTCGCTCACCGACGACGAGCTGCTGCGCGCCCTGCGCGCCACCGGCAAGACGGTCATCCTCTCCACCGGCATGTCGACCCCGAAGCAGATCCGCCACGCGGTCGAGGTCCTCGGCAGCGACAACATCCTGCTCTGCCACGCCACGTCGACCTACCCGGCCAAGGCCGAGGAGCTCAACCTGCGCGTGATCAACACCCTGATGCAGGAGTACCCGAACGTCCCGATCGGCTACTCCGGCCACGAGACGGGTCTGCAGACCACGCTCGCCGCCGTCGCCCTCGGTGCCGCCTTCGTCGAGCGCCACATCACCCTCGACCGCGCCATGTGGGGCTCCGACCAGGCCGCCTCCGTCGAGCCGGGCGGTCTGCAGCGCCTCGTCCGCGACATCCGCATCATCGAGGACGCCCTCGGTGACGGCGTCAAGAAGGTGTACGACTCCGAGCTCGCCCCCATGAAGAAGCTCCGCCGCGTCGCGGGCGTCGTCGCGGAGACCGAGCAGACCGAAACCGCCGCGGTCTGA
- a CDS encoding BMP family protein, translating to MRRITRIATVGVASAALALSATACGGKTSSEAGSEKGGRAAIAYDIGGRGDQSFNDAAFAGLEKAEKDLGVKGTEAEPSEGEGDPDKVQRLTSLARAGNNPVIGVGFAYAPAIAEVAPKFPNTTFGLIDDTSKTGKNIANLVFNEEQGSYLAGVAAAKVTKSNTVGFIGGVETPLIKKFEAGFVQGVKDTNKDVNVKVQYLTQPPDFGGFSKPDLGKAAAQGQLDAGADVIYAAAGLAGSGSIEAAAKAKKWAIGVDSDQYNQAGLAEYKDHILTSVTKDVSDSVFNLIKSVEDGKPQSGEVRYGLAKDGVGLATSNPAFTKMTDVIAAVDKAKADITAGKITVKTAP from the coding sequence GTGCGCCGGATCACCAGGATCGCCACCGTGGGCGTCGCGTCCGCGGCTCTCGCACTGTCCGCCACCGCGTGTGGCGGCAAAACGTCTTCCGAGGCCGGCTCGGAGAAGGGCGGCAGGGCCGCCATCGCCTACGACATCGGTGGCCGCGGCGACCAGTCGTTCAACGACGCCGCCTTCGCCGGCCTGGAGAAGGCCGAGAAGGACCTCGGCGTCAAGGGCACCGAGGCCGAGCCCAGCGAGGGCGAGGGCGACCCGGACAAGGTCCAGCGCCTCACGTCGCTGGCCCGCGCCGGCAACAACCCCGTGATCGGTGTCGGCTTCGCCTACGCCCCTGCCATCGCCGAGGTCGCGCCGAAGTTCCCGAACACCACCTTCGGCCTCATCGACGACACCTCGAAGACCGGCAAGAACATCGCCAACCTGGTCTTCAACGAGGAGCAGGGCTCCTACCTGGCCGGCGTCGCCGCCGCCAAGGTGACCAAGTCCAACACCGTCGGCTTCATCGGCGGCGTCGAGACCCCGCTGATCAAGAAGTTCGAGGCGGGCTTCGTCCAGGGCGTCAAGGACACCAACAAGGACGTCAACGTCAAGGTCCAGTACCTGACCCAGCCGCCGGACTTCGGTGGGTTCTCCAAGCCCGACCTGGGCAAGGCCGCCGCGCAGGGCCAGCTCGACGCCGGCGCCGACGTGATCTACGCCGCCGCCGGCCTGGCCGGCTCGGGCTCCATCGAGGCCGCCGCCAAGGCCAAGAAGTGGGCCATCGGCGTCGACTCCGACCAGTACAACCAGGCGGGTCTCGCCGAGTACAAGGACCACATCCTCACCTCGGTGACCAAGGACGTCTCGGACTCCGTGTTCAACCTGATCAAGTCCGTCGAGGACGGCAAGCCGCAGTCCGGCGAGGTCCGCTACGGCCTCGCCAAGGACGGCGTCGGCCTGGCCACCTCGAACCCGGCCTTCACCAAGATGACCGACGTCATCGCCGCGGTCGACAAGGCCAAGGCCGACATCACCGCCGGCAAGATCACGGTCAAGACCGCTCCGTAA
- a CDS encoding amidohydrolase, which translates to MSRDPDAVPDLAGDAGALLPGTLPDALRAELIAFRRDLHMHPELGNQEFRTTAALMTRLEAAGLRPQVLATGTGLMCDIGTPDAARPMLAIRADIDALPIPDTKTGVPYRSTVPDRAHACGHDVHTTTVLGAGLVLAELDRQGLLPGAVRLIFQPAEEVLPGGAADAIESGVLDGVGRIIAVHCDPRVDAGRIGLRIGAITSACDRLEVTLDGPGGHTARPHLTTDLVTAAAKIVTEVPAVLSRRVDARAGLAVTWGRIESGHACNVIPQHAELSGTVRCLDLHAWREAPDLVHAAIDEVATLHRAKSQINYVRGVPPVVNDPAVTELLRDAQAARRGPDAIEDTEQSLGGEDFSWYLEHVPGAMARLGVRPPGSGARLDLHRGDFDVDEDAIAVGVELFTAAALLDVHRS; encoded by the coding sequence ATGTCCCGCGACCCCGACGCCGTTCCCGATCTGGCCGGCGATGCCGGTGCCCTGCTGCCCGGCACGCTGCCCGACGCCCTGCGCGCGGAGCTGATCGCCTTCCGCCGGGACCTGCACATGCACCCCGAGCTCGGCAATCAGGAGTTCCGCACCACCGCCGCGCTCATGACGCGGCTGGAGGCCGCCGGGCTGCGGCCGCAGGTGCTCGCCACCGGCACCGGGCTCATGTGCGACATCGGGACCCCGGACGCCGCGCGCCCCATGCTCGCGATCCGCGCCGACATCGACGCCCTTCCCATCCCGGACACCAAGACCGGCGTGCCCTACCGCTCGACCGTGCCCGACCGCGCCCACGCCTGCGGCCATGACGTGCACACCACCACCGTCCTCGGCGCCGGTCTCGTCCTCGCCGAACTGGACAGGCAGGGTCTGCTGCCCGGCGCCGTACGGCTGATCTTCCAGCCCGCCGAGGAGGTGCTGCCCGGCGGCGCCGCCGACGCCATCGAGTCCGGCGTCCTGGACGGGGTCGGCCGGATCATCGCGGTCCACTGCGACCCCCGGGTCGACGCCGGCCGGATCGGGCTGCGCATCGGAGCCATCACCTCCGCCTGCGACCGGCTGGAGGTCACGCTCGACGGCCCCGGTGGCCACACCGCCCGGCCGCACCTCACCACCGACCTGGTCACCGCCGCCGCCAAGATCGTCACCGAGGTCCCCGCGGTGCTCTCCCGCCGCGTCGACGCCCGCGCCGGGCTCGCCGTCACCTGGGGGCGTATCGAGTCCGGCCACGCCTGCAACGTCATCCCGCAGCACGCCGAGCTCTCCGGCACCGTGCGCTGCCTGGACCTGCACGCCTGGCGCGAGGCCCCCGACCTGGTGCACGCCGCGATCGACGAGGTCGCCACCCTCCACCGCGCCAAGTCGCAGATCAACTACGTGCGCGGGGTCCCGCCCGTCGTCAACGACCCCGCCGTGACCGAGCTGCTGCGCGACGCCCAAGCCGCCCGCCGCGGACCGGATGCGATCGAGGACACCGAGCAGAGCCTCGGCGGCGAGGACTTCTCCTGGTACCTGGAGCACGTTCCGGGCGCCATGGCCCGGCTGGGAGTGCGCCCGCCGGGGTCGGGTGCGAGGCTGGATCTGCACCGGGGGGACTTCGATGTCGACGAGGACGCCATCGCGGTGGGCGTGGAGCTCTTCACCGCCGCGGCCTTGCTCGATGTGCACCGTTCGTAA